GCCGCCCAGCGCCGCTGATCCAGCCACGCCTCGGTAGATACAGAATCGGCCATTATTCAACCCCCTTCTTCTCGTCAAAAGTATCCGGCGCGGCGCTTCGAGGGGACCGGGCAGGCCGCGGGCGGGGCTGTTCCTCCGGCTCCGCCATGCTTTCAATATACTCCCTGGTCTGAGAAGGCACATATTTTTTGTAGAGCTTCTCCATGAACATATCCAGTTCCAACTCTAAAGAGGTACCGTTCTTTCCCGCATAGAACTGGACGGCTTTGAGTTTTTCCTGCTCAAATGAAACCGTGACTGTGGCTTTTTTCATCGTGATCCCTCCATTACAGAAA
This DNA window, taken from Dysosmobacter welbionis, encodes the following:
- a CDS encoding DUF6103 family protein, which produces MKKATVTVSFEQEKLKAVQFYAGKNGTSLELELDMFMEKLYKKYVPSQTREYIESMAEPEEQPRPRPARSPRSAAPDTFDEKKGVE